The following are encoded together in the Glycine max cultivar Williams 82 chromosome 8, Glycine_max_v4.0, whole genome shotgun sequence genome:
- the LOC100816698 gene encoding probable galacturonosyltransferase 15 isoform X2, whose product MTSKQDLKAFAFKTKAMLSQLERKVQLARQQESVYWHLASHGVPKSLHCLCLKLAEEYAVNAMARSRLPPPEFVSRLVDPTFHHLVLLTDNVLAASVVVTSTVESSINPEKLVFHIVTDKKTYAPMHAWFATNSIKSVVEVRGLHQYDWSEEVNAGVKEMLETNHLIWKQYYNKEKDLDYTQEHSRYLEALRPSSLSLMNQLRIYLPELFPDLKKIVFLDDDVVVQHDISSLWELDLNGKVIGSVLKSWCGDGCCPGSKYTNYLNFSHPPISSKFNGDQCVWLYGMNIFDLEAWRRTNITETYHQWLKINLKSGMTMWNPGVLPPAFIAFEGHVHPISSSMLVTDLGYRHQSAEISKEKLEAAAVIHFSGPAKPWLEIGFPEVRSLWSRYVNISNKFIRRCRITG is encoded by the exons ACAGTTGGAACGCAAGGTACAATTAGCGAGACAACAGGAGTCAGTTTATTGGCATCTAGCTTCTCATGGTGTTCCCAAAAGTCTACATTGTCTATGCCTAAAGTTGGCTGAAGAATATGCTGTAAATGCTATGGCCAGATCTCGTCTACCCCCTCCTGAATTTGTATCGCGCCTTGTTGACCCTACCTTTCACCACTTAGTTCTCCTAACTGACAATGTCCTTGCTGCCTCTGTTGTTGTAACCTCTACAGTTGAAAGTTCAATCAACCCAGAAAAACTAGTTTTTCATATTGTTACTGACAAAAAAACTTATGCTCCAATGCATGCTTGGTTTGCTACCAATTCTATTAAATCAGTTGTAGAAGTTAGGGGATTACACCAATATGACTGGTCTGAAGAAGTGAATGCTGGTGTTAAAGAGATGCTGGAAACTAATCACTTAATTTGGAAGCAATACTATAATAAGGAAAAGGACCTTGACTATACTCAAGAGCATAGTAGATATTTGGAGGCTTTAAGGCCCAGCAGCCTATCCTTGATGAATCAACTCCGCATTTATTTGCCCGAG CTCTTTCCAGATCTCAAAAAGATAGTATTCTTGGATGATGATGTAGTAGTACAACATGACATATCTTCTTTGTGGGAACTAGATCTTAATGGCAAAGTCATTGGCTCTGTATTGAAGTCGTGGTGTGGAGACGGCTGCTGCCCTGGAAGTAAATACACAAACTATTTGAACTTTTCACATCCTCCCATATCATCAAAGTTTAACGGTGATCAGTGTGTATGGCTCTATGGCATGAATATATTTGATCTTGAAGCTTGGAGGAGAACAAACATAACGGAGACCTACCATCAATGGTTGAAAATT AACCTCAAGTCCGGGATGACGATGTGGAATCCAGGAGTGCTTCCACCTGCCTTCATTGCATTTGAGGGTCATGTGCATCCTATAAGTTCATCAATGCTTGTGACTGATTTAGGTTATCGCCATCAATCAGCAGAAATTAGCAAAGAGAAATTGGAAGCTGCGGCTGTTATTCATTTCAGTGGCCCTGCAAAGCCATGGCTTGAAATTGGTTTCCCAGAGGTTCGAAGTTTATGGAGTAGATACGTAAATATCTCTAATAAGTTTATTAGGAGATGTAGAATTACAGGGTGA
- the AGL1L gene encoding agamous-like MADS-box protein AGL1-like isoform X1: protein MLPTMEDPNQAPEASSQKKMGRGKIEIKRIENTTNRQVTFCKRRNGLLKKAYELSVLCDAEVALVVFSTRGRLYEYANNSVRATIERYKKANAAASNAESVSEANTQFYQQESSKLRRQIRDIQNLNRHILGEALGSLSLKELKNLEGRLEKGLSRVRSRKHETLFADVEFMQKREIELQNHNNYLRAKIAEHERAQQQQSNMNMSGTLCESLPSQSYDRNFFPVNLIASDDQQQYSRQDHTALQLV from the exons ATG CTTCCAACCATGGAGGATCCAAATCAAGCTCCAGAAGCGTCTTCTCAGAAGAAAATGGGAAGAGGGAAGATTGAAATCAAACGGATCGAGAACACCACCAATAGGCAAGTCACCTTCTGCAAGCGCCGCAACGGTTTGCTGAAAAAAGCTTATGAATTATCAGTTCTGTGTGATGCTGAAGTTGCCCTTGTTGTCTTCTCAACCCGTGGCCGTTTGTATGAGTATGCCAACAACAG TGTTAGGGCCACTATTGAGAGGTACAAGAAGGCAAATGCTGCTGCTTCAAACGCAGAATCCGTATCTGAAGCTAACACACAG TTTTACCAGCAAGAGTCATCCAAATTGAGAAGACAAATTCGAGATATTCAGAATCTAAACAG GCACATCCTTGGTGAAGCACTTGGTTCTCTGAGTCTCAAGGAACTAAAGAACCTCGAGGGTAGATTGGAGAAAGGATTAAGCAGAGTTAGATCTAGAAAG CATGAAACATTGTTTGCTGATGTGGAGTTCATGCAAAAGCGG GAAATTGAGCTGCAAAACCACAACAATTATCTGCGAGCTAAG ATAGCTGAACATGAGAGAGCTCAACAACAGCAATCAAATATGAATATGTCAGGAACACTGTGCGAGTCCCTTCCTTCACAATCATACGACAGGAATTTTTTCCCTGTAAATCTCATAGCTTCTGATGATCAACAACAATACTCTCGTCAAGACCACACTGCTCTCCAACTTGT CTGA
- the AGL1L gene encoding agamous-like MADS-box protein AGL1-like isoform X2, giving the protein MEDPNQAPEASSQKKMGRGKIEIKRIENTTNRQVTFCKRRNGLLKKAYELSVLCDAEVALVVFSTRGRLYEYANNSVRATIERYKKANAAASNAESVSEANTQFYQQESSKLRRQIRDIQNLNRHILGEALGSLSLKELKNLEGRLEKGLSRVRSRKHETLFADVEFMQKREIELQNHNNYLRAKIAEHERAQQQQSNMNMSGTLCESLPSQSYDRNFFPVNLIASDDQQQYSRQDHTALQLV; this is encoded by the exons ATGGAGGATCCAAATCAAGCTCCAGAAGCGTCTTCTCAGAAGAAAATGGGAAGAGGGAAGATTGAAATCAAACGGATCGAGAACACCACCAATAGGCAAGTCACCTTCTGCAAGCGCCGCAACGGTTTGCTGAAAAAAGCTTATGAATTATCAGTTCTGTGTGATGCTGAAGTTGCCCTTGTTGTCTTCTCAACCCGTGGCCGTTTGTATGAGTATGCCAACAACAG TGTTAGGGCCACTATTGAGAGGTACAAGAAGGCAAATGCTGCTGCTTCAAACGCAGAATCCGTATCTGAAGCTAACACACAG TTTTACCAGCAAGAGTCATCCAAATTGAGAAGACAAATTCGAGATATTCAGAATCTAAACAG GCACATCCTTGGTGAAGCACTTGGTTCTCTGAGTCTCAAGGAACTAAAGAACCTCGAGGGTAGATTGGAGAAAGGATTAAGCAGAGTTAGATCTAGAAAG CATGAAACATTGTTTGCTGATGTGGAGTTCATGCAAAAGCGG GAAATTGAGCTGCAAAACCACAACAATTATCTGCGAGCTAAG ATAGCTGAACATGAGAGAGCTCAACAACAGCAATCAAATATGAATATGTCAGGAACACTGTGCGAGTCCCTTCCTTCACAATCATACGACAGGAATTTTTTCCCTGTAAATCTCATAGCTTCTGATGATCAACAACAATACTCTCGTCAAGACCACACTGCTCTCCAACTTGT CTGA